CCCCAGTGAAACGATTGCTCAGGCGTTTGTACTGACCGAACAGAAAGCCGATCTCACGGGCGCCAACCCCGATGTCACCGGCGGGAACATCGATTTCCACACCGATATGTCGATGCAACTCGGTCATGAATGACTGACAGAAGCGCATGACCTCATTGTTCGATTTGTCCTTGGGATTGAAATCCGCTCCCCCCTTGCCACCGCCCATCGGCAGGCCGGTCAGACTGTTCTTGAAGGTTTGCTCAAAGGCCAGGAATTTCAAGATGCTGAGATTTACAGAAGGATGGAAACGTATTCCGCCCTTATAGGGACCAATGGCATTGTTATTCTGAACCCGATAGCCCCGATTGACCCGGATGTTGCCGCTATCATCTTCCCAGCAAACACGAAAAATGATTATGCGATCCGGCTCGGCGATGCGGCGCAGAATTTGGGTCTGGTGGTAGATCTCTTTGTCGCTGATGAACTCAAAGACATTTGACGCTACTTCGAAAACGGCTTGATGAAATTCGGTTTCACCGGGATTGCGGCGCTCGACGCCCGAAATGAAGCTTTCCAGGTTTACATGATCTGAAACGGCCACAGTCAGCTCGCCTCCACAGACTGAAGGTTGGTTGGAAAAGGATGATTACTAACGAAACACAATTCTGCGGCCATTTTCTACTTGGGCTCCGATCCGCTCCCCCGCCGATCGAGCCGGCGCTCCCCTATCCCGAGCCCATTTCCGAGCGGCAATACCTGCGAGTTCTCGAACTGACAGCTCATCTGCCCGCGTGATCTCGACGCCTAACCGGTGAAGGGCATGATCGCCCCGAAGGCGACGGACGTGAACGCCGCCTGGAACAGCGCCGCTGTCCAGGGATTGGGGCTGACTCGCGATAGCCGATAGGCGACCAGTTCGAAGAGCGCGAAGAAGAGCGCAATCGGCGCAACACCCAGCAGAACCACACCGGGGAGGAGACCGCTGAGCGCACCGCCGAATAGGGCGGCGAGTGTGAGCAGCTTTCCGACGATCGGCAGCCAGACCCCGGTTCGGCCGGGTCCGCGCAGCACCCATTCCAGTACACCAAAATAGGGCAGGAGGATCAGCGTGCCGAGTGCGCACCAGACCAGACGGTGGGATGCGGGGAAGAGATTGTTGTACGAGTTTGCCAGGGTTCCGATCGCGACGTACGCGAACGCGAACAACAGCCCGCCCGCGATCCAGGTGCGATAGTCGCCCAGACCCTCGGCTCGCGCGCGGCCGTAGCGCCCGGCGATGACCAGCAGCAGCACACCCGCCAGACCCAGGAACGCGAATAGTTCGCGCACCACGAGCATGGGCATGAACTGCAGGATGCCTCCGGAGATGCGCGCATCGGTCGCACCAATCAGTGCGCTCACGAAGAGCAGTACGGCGAGCAGCGAAACCAGCCAGACAAGAGGCCGTTGGGGAGCGGTCTGCACCACTCGCCGGCCCAGTGGAGCGATTGCCTCGGGCAGACCCCAGAGGAGCACCACGCTCGCGAGCAGCCCGAGCAAGGCCCAGCTCGCGCGGGGATCGCTTCCGCTCAACTCCGGGCGCGCCGAGACGCCCGGACCGACCGACTTCGCGATCCAGGACGCGATGCGATCCGCCGCTTCCTGTGCAGTCAAGATGGTCAGGTGATCCGCGCCGTCGACCTCGCTGACGCGTACTGCCGTACCGCGTTCAAAGTCACCGTAGGTACGGTTGGCCACGAGTTGGGCCTGTCCGGTGAGCCTGGCACCCACGGCACGGCTTCGCGAGGCGATGCGCGCCGGGTCCCCGGATCCCCAGATCAGCAACACGTTCGGAGGCGGATAGGGACCGGTCGGCATTCGCCCCCCCCGAGATCGCGATCACACCCGCCACTCCCGTATCGCGTTGGGCGTGCTCGAGTACGGCCGACGCACCCATCGAGTGACCGGCCAGGACAATGCGCTGCCCATCGTAGTGCGGTTGCATGCGCGCGTAGAGCAGCGCGGCATCGATATCGGCCAGCAACCCTCCGGCCGATGCAGTCCCTGCAAACGGATTGGCGTTCTGGCCGTGGCCGCGAAAAT
The nucleotide sequence above comes from bacterium. Encoded proteins:
- a CDS encoding alpha/beta fold hydrolase, with product MIRRLPYWVAAVALLAALIGLSFESRRVAHGFQMLPGQVPVAIWEPGPARGHHAASDFDRPIPVVILCHGFSGNIQMMSTLARRLAGAGYAVITPDFRGHGQNANPFAGTASAGGLLADIDAALLYARMQPHYDGQRIVLAGHSMGASAVLEHAQRDTGVAGVIAISGGANADRSLSASERVADLGIRGPGAHRLAKPCRGCQAHRTGPTRGQPYLR